The Setaria viridis chromosome 2, Setaria_viridis_v4.0, whole genome shotgun sequence DNA window gcgacgtgagaatcatgggctctcctatatatgcgacctaccggcctctacctaaaacagatctattcgagctaggatttttgcctcctctcgctacTGCgtcgccaccgtagtctactccatcccgattgtcggcgtgcaccggcgattgggagagcaggtctctgaaaccgtcgtcttcagcgatcctgcaccgggagagggcgaataagatttttgggaagcgctctgcgcgactgctcgattgcttcctccgcttcgtcaagttcttcatcgactccttcaccacggctcgtctacctcttcgtcactcgggcgtcactcgccgtcgcgaacaatgtcaggctgctgatcgtcatcgcctgctgtacccggtagtcgtccaggagccgatcttcatcaagaaagaaacgtacgatctcttatctcaagttatgtcttccatactagctattatgatctgttgcagtctgatagcactggatagtatggtaaaATATGTAATtccatttgcaatgatagacttgtctagatcttgcgtagacatgtctagtttaatctgctatctgttcatcatattcatgatttatttctgaattacattaaaactaaaagtgcttatatattgatttatttctggattaaattaaaactaaaagtgatTATATATATTGATTTATTtttggattaaattaaaactaaaagtgatTATATATCCGACAGTAATCAGGTTACGGATACCTTACACCAAACGCTATACCTGTCCCTAGCTCCCTGCGATCACTGTCAACCTGTTGCTAGGCCACATAGCGCCGAGATTCTCCTCCAGCTCCAGATTGCAGCCGTGCAGCGAGATcagagaaggggaaggaacctCCCTGCGCTGAAATATGTAATATCCGGTAAaattagcccttgtttagttcacctccaactcctaactttgatactatgtaaaaagaagattccccgtcacatcatcacatcaaacttgcggtacatacatggagtactaaatgtagacaaattTAAAACTACTTGCACAGTTTTATTATActttgcacagttttgttgtactttgcgagaacctaattagtcaatgtttggacaataattcaagttttgttgtactttgcgagacgaatcttttgaacctaattagtcaatgtttggacaataattcacaaatagcGTCAATGTTtggaacctaattagtcaatgtttggacaataattcacaaatagcgtcaatgtttggacaataattcacaaatataaacgaaacgctacagtgtagCGTAATTTGACAGCTCCAAACGCTACAGTGTAGCGTAATTTGACACCTCTGGCAACTAGCGTTAGGGGCACCCGATGAATGAGATGACCAAGGGCAACTAATTTTATAAGCTAGTGGTGTGAGATGATGACCATCGGTGCGGATTCATGACTGGCGGCGCTAACTGCTCTGTGttggagaagaaagggaaagCCAAGGAGAGGTCTTGCGTAGTTGACTTGGATGGGCTGCAGCTAGTAAATGAATTGGACGGGACTCGGATAGGGGCACGACAGCCCATCCCACTTTTGTTTctattttgttcttgtatttttcTTATTAACTTTTAATAAGAGTACTAAAATACTGTCAAAATCATCTTCTACTCATACTGATGAATCGAACTATTATCAGCCACAAGGATTTAAAGTCATTTTATACTTAGAAAAGATAATTCTCTCGATAACAGATTTTCAAGAAATTCGAATTCTAAATGAGCAACAACAATTGTTTATTTTGCGCCTCCATATGCGACGGTACTCAATACTAGGATCTCTTAACATCTATGGCCACCACAGCTGCTTGGAGCAACAGCGTCGGTCACACAAATCCATCGACCGAAGGTGGACGAAGCGAGCTAGAGAGAGTAGCTAGATAGCTAGTCCTGCTTGACGCCGGGGTTCTCCTTGGCGTCCTTGGCGGGGATCTCGTGCACCACCCTGACGGGCTTGAGCACGCCCTCCTCGTCCGGCTGCCCCGCCGACGACCGCACCTCCACCGTCTGCACCGTCTTCTTCACCgtgtcctgctgctgctgctgctgcttgtccGCTCCATCAGCAGCGGCGTCCTACATGTAACAAATTAAGATCAAGATCAGCAACAGATCATTTCATCGCCAAACGATGAAGCACAGCAAGCTAATTAACCAAGATATGCGTACCTGGGAGGTGGCCGGGCTGCCGGCGTTGGTGTTGTTGGTCGACATGCCGtgcgcggccggccgggccgcaGCAggcaacgggcggcggcggggccggacaGACTCTGTTGCGGCGATGCGTTAGATTGGTGTCCACCGTGTGCGTTGGGCGCAGCAGTTGCAGGGCTGCTACCAAGCGCTACTACTTGGCTTTTGTTGTGGTGGCCGAAGCTGCGGGAAGGGGCCTAGGTGGCGCTTGGGCGGCGGACAAGTGCCGGCCGCGGAGCCGATGACGCCGCGCAGGGCCGCATCCGCCGAACACCTGTCCGCTCCGGCTACAGTGTAGCCATATTTTTATCTTAGCACAGGTACGTAGGAAGGTCGAATTGATCTCTTTCATTTTCTATATCACGACACGACTACCACAGCTACAAGCCATATCCACGTTACGGATATGTTTTAATTAATTAGATTAGTTGTCCAAAATAATTGAATTAAATAGGGCGGTGGTTAAGGAAGTTAccaaaatgcccgtgcgttgctactgTGAAATGATAATCGTATTTTTAAAacttgtaattttttttatttttatcactATACATTTATTGCATTTCTGTTAACATATATCCTTATACTgaaataattatttatttttcaaacaCAATAAACTAAAATATTTATTGTTTGATGCTCTCTTGTTTGTTTACGAGGATATATAGTGTCTGGTTGTTGTTCACAAGAGATAGTGTTTGAGTATTTTAAATGGAGCTCAAAGTTTGAAAGGTGGGCTGTTTGGACTGTCAGAAGTGCATTGGAAATTTCTGAAACTAAAATTGGGATGTTCAGTTCCTGGCCGAAAGTCAGAGCTCTCAACCTTCCAAACCAAAGATCTTTTGAGCAAAGTTCCTATCTAGAACTTGCAGCCCTATAGTACCTCCACAAGTTTGGTTAAAAGCGCCGGGAGAGTTTGTTATTGGACTTGGATGATATGTGCTTGAGAAAAGGTGGCCtttctgtggcggaaccgcccaacttaaactcgtttaagtgcgcctaattactatcagaacaacaattatctaaaacgcacttaaaacagtgtaagtccggtagtccgtcgagggTTCACAAAACTCCTCGAAAACCTCCACAGTGTATTCCATAGCCATAAATCAGGATCGattccacgatgggatagcatcaacaaatattacatttttatatACATACCAGAtgtacgatttattacaaaccataaattgaaagaaacttaacagtgcaagttaaaccattactaagagtttaaaatataaaccaATCTGGggcaagtaattaaacatcttaGTTTATTctggggtatcatgagactcataagataccctagttcttcgaagcttcctcctcggtgggtccccgctgggtttctgaaaacagcAACAAAGGATCCTCTGAGtacaaagtactcagcaagtctgacctGTCTAACTAATATAAATACTTTTTTatactgtatgatagctttatggtatattggctgactcacattttgtagaaagagcttactataagtgaaccttagttttatcttttatttcagattgagtttgttacctgaccagtctagatgaagaaaatattttagcaaccaaatggaactaagtcatacaacatatttattcaaagcaaacgATTCCCTTCTCTtcgttacactacgatgctcaaacaatgatcaagtgcattcatatccgagaattgcaGCGATCCGGACTAATTTACATCCTgtaggagatacccgaccaccagctatgtatAATTGTTCGGGTTGCACATaatgacctttcgattagctATACCCAACTATCgaaaatatgactactcgaacccagggacgcaccctcACATGAGACCCCAAGTTTGGCCTGATCTCCAATgcgagtttcaggctacacccctacCCTTCCACTGCatgccaagcacgggtacgaaatatttctgatcagagagccaactaacctaccgggcttgctggttcccatgTGATAGTAAGTAatcaggtaatatcacttgatcactggtTAAAACAATGAACAGTCCTTAATCAAATAAACTGAGTAGACGGAACTACGGAACTCAAGACTTTCATCCAAGCTTCCATCCACTACCTTCCAAAACAGGTCATTTCCTTGATATACAtatgacaatgttaccttaggttgctgagtaccataAGTACTCAGAAAGGATAAAGGTAGCATGACTATactttgctaagcatgggatacttactaattatttggaatatgtggcaaagatgtccttaataacaaggttggattatgcataaaagtaagttttcaatcaacttctagacttaatgcattcataaagaaaataaccaatagttggacacatgaaacaATAACTCCCAAACTAGATAGGCTTAAATGCAtcagggcttgccttgatccacaAAAAAGTTAGCGTCTTCAGACGATCCTGCTTCACAAGGGACCAACTCGATAACCTCCTCAAACTCtggaggttcttcagaaatttccaaaaattccacttctggagcttcagtatctacgataaagtgcatgcatgagtcagagatgcaactttttaagcacaagactatacaacttacttcatgataaagttgcaagccaacaataagttagacaacttaacttcatgataaagttgcaagctaaCAAAACTTTACCCATAACAACTAACCCACGATTTAAACTTCCTTTATTTATCCCATTTTaggcttttctttttatttttgaaaagcatttgaattaatttctaatgtaaaagaaaatgtagaactatagattaacatttgtttggaattaattgaaacattattcagaattttatttatttataaagcttaagcattacttaaatattttaaggaaaagcattaaataaatacataatctttatctttttatttaaatacgtaagccttttcttttattttagaaaagcattataataattttctaatctcaaaacttaattcctatgatttaataataatttgtgaataagaaagcattattcagaattttatgcttttaataaaggttaagcaaTAATTTAAAAACCTTAatcaaaaggcattaaataaatacgtagattgtattatttttcctagggtttaagaattttaatgcctaaaggaaaataaaacaatcctaataaaattggtttcactatttttggacacTTCTACAATTTCcagtgaattaaatggtgtgGCAGTTATTTAAATCTATTTTTAAAACTGAAAATCCTGAACCTTATTCGAATAACCCCCTGGAATTCTTTTTACACCCACCCCTATTCTACCCCTCCTCACTGGCGTGTGGGGCCCCTTGGCCAGGCACCCAACCCGACCCAAGTCAGAGCGCCTAGGTAGGTAGCTCCAGCAGCTCGCAGTCGGCAGCCTTGCCAGTGACGGGGCTCGGCCAGGGAGCACCCCCAGGGCCCAGCGCACCTGTGGGTGGTGGCGGCCCCCACGGAGGTGGCCTGAGCCGGGCCCTCCACGGGCGATGGCGCCAtggccggtggccggccggcgcaaGGCCCGACAGCGGCACAAGAACAGCCTTCGGCGCGACCTACGGCCTCTACATGACCTAGCTATGCTCGAGGACCAACAATTGAAGGGAAAGGGTCGGCATGGAGGAGCTCACCGAGAGGATAGTGGTGGCAGCGGGCGGACAGAAACGGCGGCGATTAGGGGCTTGACGGCGAGGAACTGAGCAACGGTTGGCCTCAGGGCATCGTGGCGAGGCTAGAGGTGCTATTGGTGGGCGCTGGTGCGAAGGGAATGGCGGCGGGGGTGATGGTTGGCGATGGCGCTGGCTTGCTCGAGCTCTGTTCTTGCCAGTGAAAACTGACGGGGGATAGAACGGATAGGCGCGGGAGGTGATTTATACAAATTTTTACCGCTGCATGCCATCCACCTCGACTTGTGGCAGGTGTACGTGGATGCGAATGTGGCTCAGCTCGTCGCGCTGGCCGGCGCTCTGAGATGCCGTCGGCGGCACGGCTCCTCCCCTGTTTCTCTACTCTAtccccctctttctttcttcctttttctccaaTTTTTGGAGCCAAGAATCTCTACAATTTTGAACCAATCTCTCAAAGTGTAGAGGACACCAAGGAAAACATTTTCTAGATTGGCTCCGAGTCATGATTAACACTCTAAGATCGAGATTTTTCAGCCCAAAGTTCGGCCAAAATACTCTAACTCAACTTGGACGATTAAGTTTCGTCAGGTTCCAAAACAGGGACTTCTGCCCTAATTTGAGCTCAATTTAAATTGCTCAAACTCGTTCCATATCATCCACCCTTCACCTATCTTTGTTCTCcaactaacaaagattccattttgcacaagatcccatataacttttacactggatttttctgaaatattctccaaacattgctaatcgATGCTGTTTTGAGTTTGGATTATTTCGACGAGAAGGCTGGAATTCGCGTATCTTGCCTAATTTGAgcttcattttaaatttgaattcCCCACTTTCTTTAGCCAACAATATCTCATTTACCTCTTCCATAGACCCTATTTCACTAATATCCAAAAACATTTGCTCACTTACATGGAAGATTCTTCAGAAACTTGTCCCAAAGTTGTGTACTCACTAATATTTTCAGATTCGCGTGTTTTCGGACGATACATAGTATCTTCATCGATTTGAGAGGTTTACGACTTGAATTAGACCCCAAGCTTCACTCTtttgagttctaaatactctcaagtctcaatttCATATCTTTGccaatttatccaaatttgaaactctaaattgcaaatttggtcgaattTGGCTAAACTTTGACTTTGGCCCAatttaccttcctttaatccaaatttcaccattagCTTCTTACTGTCATACTTAAGTTAtcattaacactgggtgttacacTTTCCGTGCTTTGGAGGTAACTGACGGGAGCAAATTCTAAAGGTTTAGTGTAACCGGTGTTTTTCCCAAAGTTCAGAGACTTGTATCTTTCGATCCTTTGATCTATGGAACCAAAGCCCTATCTAGCACATGTAGCTCGTTGATCCAGATACATCGTTGGGGGAAGGGACTGCTTTTCTATGTTTTTGGAGCAGCAACTGGTAGCAGCAGCTCGCAGTGCCACCACTACCGCTTAAGCCGCCTCGGTGAAAATCCTCACGCGCCACGCGCCAACAATGTAGCAGGGCCACGAGCAGGCAAGCAAGCAAGACGTGGTCGGGCGGATAGTGGTGAAGATTTGAAAAAAGTTATAGCACCGGCGCCATCGTCATCTTTTTCCTACTCCTGCTAGTGCCGCCCGCCACATCTTGCTGCCATTTCCGCTGTCGACAAGCTGTCGCCGGCCGATTCCTACTGCGCACCACACCATGACTACCTCCTGAACAACCTCGACAACTCCTCGCCCGATGAGATCGACCATAGTGCCACCGGTCAGGCCAGCAGGTAGCAGGCCAGCTGCGAGGGTCGAGAGGCAGGGGCTGAGGGGCGGCTGGCCGGCTGCGGCACGCCAGCGGGCACCAGGTCCAGGGTGCCACCGCACCAGGTGAGCACTCTGGCGAGagacagaggaagaaggaacGGGAGGGAGGCACGCAGCGGCAAACGGGAGGGGGAGAGATGGAGCCCTATGACAAGTAGGACCCACTTGTCAAGACGGACGGAAAAAAGAGGCAGAAaccttacttgctttaatattaggtagagataaAATTAAGGAGGGTGGATGATGTGTCTCCCTTGAGGCACCAATACGTCCGCATGTTCCGTATTCTCTACTCTCTTCTTTGTAGATGATTCAGTTGAGGGCATTATTATGTGCCAGTACCCAAAAAATGTTTTTGCACGGCACCAAGCACGTATGAGAACATCATGATGATCATATTTTGCGTTGAGTATGTGTTTGAAATCCGAATTCAAATTAAAATATTAAAGTAACATGCGCTTTGTGAAGTAACTTAAGTTTCGACATAATGATAACTTAGGGTGGCAATAGTTTTGTAAAATACTACACTGCCATTTTTTGATTTAATTAATTTTTCTAGgtattaggaaattagtatgAACACAAATCGTTTATGCAAGATTTAAATGTAGAAAATCGAAATATTaggatttatttttatttcaaatcTTCAATTTCACTAAATGCTCACCATAAATTAGAACCATTATAAAAATGTACGGGAAGAGAACCGAGTAATTGAAGTTTGGAGCATACTTCCTGGTATGACTCATACCAATGGCATCTCGCTTTCTCTCCATTTGACCAAGAGCACAAGAGGGAGAGGGACACGCCACTCGGCTGGCCCTCTACAGGAGCTTGAAGTTGTCCAGCATTGTTTGTGCTTGCACCGTGCACCCTTCCCTACTGGAGAATAGACCTTTCATCCATTGCATTAGTGCCATTAGTGCCGGTTGCAACTGaccctggtactaatgctcacatcgGGTTTAACAGCTAGTTTCCCAGGCACCCCCCGTGATCCTCTTTAGTACCTGTTGGGGGcgccaaccggtactaaaggtcacccattagtatcccccaaccggtactaaaggtcaccctagTACCgggggtggagcctccacccggtactaatgtgccactagacctttagtaccgggtgtaacttttagtaccaggtgaagcctccacccggtacaaACTTCCAACCTATAAatccaccttcttcctcctcctgcccgagccattcaccacagctcggGCTTCATTCTATCCACGGCGCCAtgggggaggtgctgccggattgaagaccatttcgtggggatttcactcattctagtgttctaaaggttagaaacttcatccttgATTATTATACTAAGTTtaatgctttagagctagagtaatttgtgatttttagaataaggtacagtGGAGAAATTTTTCGTTTATATGCATGTATTATTTAGAGCttatttttgtgatttttagaataagctacaattttttgtatgctatgtttcgtattagtcaaagaaattgatatgagttAGAGGAacaatttcatagtttagtacttttcaaatatgagctaaataaattatggcaaatATGAGTgagataaattatggtacatagagatgataagatgaaatagaggtacgtaattagtcatttttagaataagctacaatggagaaatttttcagtTATATGTTATGTTAGAGCTAAGTAAATTGtggaaaaatatataatttgttcatagtttagttatttgcaaatataagctaaataaattatactACATAGATATGGTTACTACTGTTGggggtagtggcgatggtgggggcgatcgtcattcctctcgcggcaaggggaaaaccatagttggtcctcatgataagccgaagaaaatgagcacgtgggagaaagcaatgcttcattatttgcaaagatgtcatgaagatgctgttgcagcgggtcaggaacctcattttggtggtcgttatgctccactgcTAGTCCTaggtgtttcaggtccacttagtactaccgttgcaggaggcacaaataaaccacagaatgaggctgggtcagcgaaatCTTCATCTTCGCTGcctaaggatgcttaaagtccttctagatagtactcagtggatggtttgtcgtagtgtatgatgttgtttgggtctgaaatttaaatttatgtatttctatctaaactttcagcaatatttgagtttgtcatagtgtatcatgttgtttgggtctgaaatttaaatttgtgtatttctatctaaattttcaacaacatttgatttgtcgtagtgtatcatgttgtttgggtctgaaatttaaatctGTGTATTTCTATCTTAACTTTcggcaacatttgagtttaatggtatttgtatcatatttgttatgtttcatgtataattgtatggatgatcagaatatctttggttcagcaatactttgtagatgaatcggcaatggatgtataacgcagACAAAcactccatggagtacattaatggcttgcgtggttttcttgaTCTGGCATAATCCAACAAACCGTCgtccggtttcatttgttgtccatgcagaaattgcaaaaatgagaaggattactcatccaaaaAGTCTATTCATGCCCACATATATagttctggattcatgcctaactattttattTCGATCAAgcacggggaaagaggagttatgatggaagatgatgatgaagaagaagatggcaacattCCTGATTGGATTCA harbors:
- the LOC117845481 gene encoding uncharacterized protein, translating into MSTNNTNAGSPATSQDAAADGADKQQQQQQDTVKKTVQTVEVRSSAGQPDEEGVLKPVRVVHEIPAKDAKENPGVKQD